A single Leclercia sp. AS011 DNA region contains:
- the vapB gene encoding type II toxin-antitoxin system VapB family antitoxin, which yields MRTVSIFKNGNNRAIRLPRDLDFEGVSELEIVREGDSIILRPVRPTWGSFTQLEKADSDFMAERGDVVSDEGRFDL from the coding sequence ATGAGAACCGTATCGATATTTAAAAACGGCAATAATCGTGCTATCCGTCTGCCCCGAGACCTGGATTTTGAGGGAGTGAGTGAACTGGAGATCGTCCGGGAAGGTGATAGCATCATCCTTCGTCCCGTTCGCCCAACATGGGGTTCGTTTACTCAGCTCGAAAAAGCCGATTCAGACTTTATGGCCGAGCGCGGTGATGTTGTCAGCGATGAAGGACGGTTTGACCTGTGA
- a CDS encoding LysR family transcriptional regulator — protein MKIDLNLLPIFIAVAEERNFTIAAARLGVTRSAVSQGIRRLEDTFGTMLVMRTTRSVNLTEAGERLRTSLSLSLSSIEAAFEDIASDSTPRGLLRIAVTSIAEEFLSGPLIASFAAANPAVTIDIVVTDEEFDIVAAGYDAGVRLGDVIEKDMIAVPLTEKQREMVVASPSYLTASSAPLHPRELVYHQCIGWRPSPDVAPYRWEFEENGRAFDVAVEPRITTNDLRLMLRLALAGGGITFAPEETFRPYIENGQLVSMLDDFLPYFPGFYLYFPQRRNIAPKLRALIEHVRQWRQPYA, from the coding sequence ATGAAAATTGATCTCAATCTTTTACCTATTTTTATCGCGGTTGCTGAAGAGCGTAATTTCACCATAGCCGCAGCCCGGCTGGGGGTTACGCGCTCGGCGGTTAGTCAGGGAATACGGCGGCTTGAGGATACTTTCGGCACAATGCTGGTAATGCGGACAACACGTTCAGTAAACCTGACTGAAGCGGGAGAACGACTGCGTACATCCCTGTCATTATCTTTATCCAGCATTGAAGCTGCGTTCGAAGATATTGCATCCGACAGCACGCCACGTGGACTTCTGAGGATCGCGGTGACCTCCATAGCTGAAGAGTTTCTTTCAGGTCCGCTGATCGCCTCGTTTGCGGCTGCTAATCCAGCCGTGACGATCGATATTGTCGTGACAGATGAGGAATTTGATATTGTGGCCGCTGGTTATGATGCTGGGGTAAGGCTCGGAGATGTGATCGAGAAGGATATGATTGCCGTCCCGCTTACAGAAAAGCAACGTGAAATGGTGGTTGCGTCCCCATCCTATCTCACTGCTAGTAGCGCCCCTCTTCATCCGCGTGAGCTTGTATATCATCAGTGTATCGGCTGGCGTCCTTCCCCGGATGTTGCTCCTTATCGCTGGGAATTTGAGGAGAACGGGAGAGCTTTCGACGTGGCGGTAGAACCGCGAATAACAACTAATGACCTGCGTCTCATGCTGAGGCTGGCTCTTGCCGGTGGAGGTATAACATTTGCCCCTGAGGAAACATTCAGGCCGTATATTGAAAATGGTCAACTTGTTTCAATGCTTGATGATTTTCTTCCCTATTTTCCTGGCTTTTATCTGTATTTTCCTCAACGCCGGAATATAGCGCCAAAACTACGCGCCCTGATCGAACATGTCAGGCAATGGCGGCAACCGTATGCTTAA
- a CDS encoding HlyD family secretion protein, with amino-acid sequence MKFTVSRRTILLSGSLILMLTMIFFVWSTMLKNDTRTNDAYVNADYTLVAPKVSGYIKNIYVADNQRVKAGQTLAMLDDRDYKIALEMAQANLQLSEAKHLSSLAQLEQQQSIIAQTKATLLASQASAQYASQNAERFNKLYQRGTVAADDQQKAHSTQRSASAVVRQNEAALTSAEKQVGVLRAALRQAEADVAVAQAKVSQARLNLSYTRIVAPVDGMVGQRSVRIGAYVNAGTRLLAVVPLHQTYITANYLETQLANVQQGQKVLIKIDAMPGKKFTGHVDSIAPATGATFSAIQPDNATGNFTKVVQRLPVKIVLDGNQPDAKLLRVGMSAVPEIEVR; translated from the coding sequence ATGAAATTTACTGTATCCAGAAGAACGATTCTGCTCAGCGGATCATTAATCCTGATGTTGACGATGATATTTTTCGTCTGGTCGACAATGCTGAAAAATGATACCCGTACCAATGATGCCTATGTAAATGCGGATTACACACTGGTAGCACCAAAAGTCTCGGGTTATATCAAAAATATCTATGTGGCAGATAACCAACGCGTTAAAGCAGGGCAAACACTGGCCATGCTGGATGACCGTGACTACAAAATAGCGCTTGAAATGGCGCAAGCTAATTTGCAGCTTAGTGAAGCAAAACACCTGAGCAGCCTTGCACAACTGGAGCAGCAACAATCCATTATTGCCCAGACAAAAGCGACCCTTTTAGCCAGTCAGGCGTCGGCGCAGTACGCCAGTCAGAACGCTGAACGTTTTAACAAGCTTTATCAAAGAGGTACCGTCGCTGCGGACGATCAACAAAAAGCCCATTCAACGCAGCGTTCTGCATCCGCAGTCGTTCGTCAGAACGAAGCTGCTCTGACCTCAGCAGAAAAACAGGTAGGCGTGTTGAGGGCTGCATTACGTCAGGCGGAAGCCGATGTTGCAGTCGCGCAGGCGAAAGTCAGTCAGGCGAGGCTTAATCTTTCTTATACGCGTATTGTTGCACCAGTCGATGGGATGGTAGGCCAGCGTTCGGTGCGCATCGGTGCCTACGTTAATGCAGGGACACGTCTGCTGGCCGTGGTTCCGCTACATCAAACTTACATCACTGCCAATTATCTTGAAACACAGCTGGCAAATGTTCAGCAGGGGCAGAAGGTCTTAATTAAAATTGATGCCATGCCTGGCAAAAAGTTTACTGGACATGTCGATAGTATCGCTCCTGCAACCGGCGCAACGTTTTCAGCCATCCAGCCAGACAATGCAACGGGTAACTTTACTAAAGTCGTCCAGCGTTTACCGGTGAAAATAGTGCTGGATGGTAATCAACCCGATGCAAAATTATTGCGCGTCGGGATGTCAGCCGTTCCTGAAATTGAGGTCCGCTAA
- a CDS encoding GNAT family N-acetyltransferase: MKIEHYDTATDLAHCFALMRELRSKLTNEKQFIAQVQRQQAQGYRLAGLEQDGKPIALAGYRLLENFIHGQFCYVDDLVTVSEARGQGMGATLLNHLAVIAREYGCGQMVLDTAISNSGAQTFYQRVGYTTLGLHFYRDLT; the protein is encoded by the coding sequence ATGAAGATTGAACATTACGACACCGCTACTGACCTTGCCCATTGCTTTGCGCTGATGCGGGAACTACGCAGCAAACTGACGAATGAGAAACAATTTATCGCCCAGGTACAGCGCCAGCAGGCGCAAGGCTATCGGCTTGCAGGACTGGAGCAGGATGGCAAACCAATAGCGCTGGCCGGTTATCGACTGCTCGAAAATTTTATTCACGGGCAATTCTGTTACGTCGACGATCTGGTAACAGTGAGCGAGGCTCGCGGTCAGGGCATGGGTGCAACGCTGTTGAATCACTTAGCGGTAATCGCACGTGAATACGGTTGTGGTCAGATGGTCCTTGATACCGCAATTAGTAATTCAGGAGCCCAGACATTTTATCAGCGTGTCGGATACACCACCCTCGGCCTGCACTTTTATCGCGATCTCACCTGA
- a CDS encoding MFS transporter, with translation MNAQRSTPPSTPFTWRLALGFVGVLIAALTSGLNGRVIDIALADVRAGVGVTYDQASWFTSAYQAAEVVAMMIAPWFAVTFSLRKLALGCAGGFMVCGILLPLLPNAQLFILLRTIQGLFSGALPPLLMTVALRFLPPSIKLYGLGAYALTATFGPNVAPSLAAFWTDEVSWMFMFWQVVPAILISMIFIGWGLPQDPIYLDRFKQIDLFGMLTGCSGMAFLIIAITQGGRLDWFESPLFNCLLSSAIVCLVIFLINEWFHPLPLFKLQMLERSNFSYGLMALAVVLVLALAGSALPSNFFGKVEGFRTAQFAPLALTIGLPQLIITPLVAALLSLRWVDCRWLIAFGIALMIFASLMGMQITSDWARQNFWAIQVLQAIGLPSIILPLLMSATSVVAPPEGHYASAMFNTVRGFSSIAAGVLVEWFINHREQFHSNVLVNNVANRPWLISTPASEQASSNIPLLHDGSISNTENIAGFITLLKHQAIVLSLGDSYLLMTGFAVLLLLLTVWLPKRVWPPQTRFQPAMTK, from the coding sequence ATGAATGCACAGCGTTCTACCCCACCCTCGACCCCTTTTACCTGGCGCCTTGCATTGGGGTTTGTGGGGGTACTGATTGCAGCCTTGACCTCTGGGCTTAATGGTCGGGTTATAGATATAGCGCTTGCAGATGTGCGTGCCGGAGTTGGCGTGACTTATGATCAAGCCAGTTGGTTCACATCTGCCTACCAGGCCGCGGAAGTAGTGGCGATGATGATCGCACCATGGTTTGCTGTGACTTTTTCGCTGCGTAAATTGGCTCTTGGTTGCGCTGGCGGTTTTATGGTTTGCGGCATACTTTTACCCTTACTACCGAACGCGCAGTTGTTTATTCTCTTGCGAACGATACAGGGCCTGTTTAGCGGCGCACTTCCTCCCTTACTCATGACTGTGGCGCTACGTTTTCTGCCACCATCTATAAAACTTTATGGACTGGGAGCTTATGCTCTGACTGCGACTTTTGGTCCAAATGTGGCACCTTCACTGGCGGCATTCTGGACAGATGAAGTGAGCTGGATGTTCATGTTCTGGCAAGTGGTCCCCGCCATTTTGATTTCGATGATATTTATTGGCTGGGGTTTGCCGCAGGACCCGATTTATCTCGACCGATTTAAACAGATCGACCTGTTCGGTATGCTTACCGGCTGTTCTGGTATGGCGTTTTTAATAATCGCCATCACTCAGGGTGGACGTCTGGACTGGTTTGAATCGCCGTTATTTAATTGTCTGTTATCCAGCGCCATCGTGTGCCTGGTGATTTTTCTGATTAATGAATGGTTTCATCCCCTCCCTTTGTTCAAATTACAGATGCTGGAGAGAAGTAACTTTTCATATGGCCTGATGGCGCTCGCTGTAGTATTGGTACTGGCGCTGGCTGGCTCGGCTTTGCCGTCCAATTTCTTTGGCAAAGTAGAGGGCTTTCGAACAGCGCAATTTGCGCCGCTGGCTTTGACCATTGGGCTCCCTCAGTTAATTATCACCCCACTTGTTGCCGCACTGCTTAGTCTGCGCTGGGTTGATTGTCGCTGGCTGATAGCTTTCGGGATTGCTCTGATGATTTTCGCCAGCCTGATGGGTATGCAGATAACCAGCGACTGGGCACGCCAGAATTTCTGGGCCATACAGGTTCTGCAGGCGATTGGATTACCGTCAATTATTTTACCGTTGCTTATGAGCGCAACCAGCGTTGTGGCTCCCCCGGAAGGACATTATGCCTCTGCTATGTTCAATACCGTACGGGGTTTTTCAAGCATCGCTGCTGGCGTTTTAGTGGAATGGTTTATAAACCACAGAGAACAATTTCATTCTAATGTTCTGGTCAATAACGTAGCCAACCGCCCATGGTTGATATCGACACCGGCCAGTGAGCAGGCCAGCAGTAACATCCCTTTATTACACGACGGCAGCATCAGCAACACCGAGAACATCGCGGGATTTATCACCTTATTGAAACATCAGGCAATTGTTCTGAGTCTGGGCGACAGCTATCTGCTGATGACTGGCTTTGCCGTCCTTCTGTTATTGCTCACCGTCTGGCTACCAAAACGTGTCTGGCCGCCCCAGACACGCTTTCAACCTGCCATGACAAAATAG
- a CDS encoding IclR family transcriptional regulator domain-containing protein yields the protein MAVNASSFEDEKPGGIQVIARAAAILNVLGKHPGGMSLGEIAQEVALPRSTVQRIVAALDSAQLVRSSGVGGLRLGPALLKLISSVHSDVVDLVRPFLEQLSANINETVTLARASGTQLAIVHYVVASRELRVVPRIGLNLPLYSTSGGRVLLAMESDEDVRILVGDAYEDLTGMTVKTLPQLLELIADVRANGLAIDLGETLEGVCTIAVALDTLFGRFSISLLVPAARFHKHETFYRKELMQCKEAIVNEIGRTISVGE from the coding sequence ATGGCCGTTAATGCTTCAAGCTTTGAGGATGAAAAACCCGGCGGGATTCAGGTTATCGCCCGCGCAGCTGCAATTTTGAATGTGCTGGGTAAACACCCTGGCGGCATGAGTCTGGGGGAAATTGCGCAGGAGGTTGCTCTCCCTCGTTCAACGGTGCAGCGTATTGTCGCGGCCTTAGACAGTGCTCAACTTGTGCGTAGCAGCGGTGTAGGTGGTCTGCGTCTGGGACCAGCACTACTCAAACTTATTTCCAGTGTGCACAGCGATGTAGTGGATCTTGTACGTCCCTTCCTGGAGCAGCTTTCGGCCAATATTAATGAAACAGTGACCCTGGCACGTGCCAGTGGTACCCAGCTGGCAATCGTCCATTACGTTGTAGCATCCCGTGAATTACGTGTTGTACCTCGTATTGGACTTAATTTGCCGCTCTACAGTACTTCCGGCGGTCGGGTGTTACTGGCTATGGAAAGTGATGAAGATGTCCGCATACTGGTAGGCGATGCCTATGAAGATCTAACCGGAATGACAGTTAAAACTCTTCCACAGCTTCTGGAGCTGATCGCCGATGTTCGTGCTAATGGGCTGGCTATAGATCTGGGTGAAACTCTTGAGGGCGTCTGCACGATAGCAGTAGCGTTAGACACACTTTTTGGTCGTTTTTCTATCTCATTATTAGTTCCAGCGGCACGTTTCCATAAACATGAAACCTTTTATCGGAAAGAACTCATGCAATGCAAGGAGGCGATAGTTAATGAAATTGGAAGAACAATTTCGGTAGGAGAATAA
- a CDS encoding PIN domain-containing protein — MIKTYMLDTNICSFIMREQPEAVIKRLEQAVLRNHRIVVSAITYAEMRFGAIGKKASPRHGLLVEAFCARLDAILAWDRAAVDATTEIKAALTAAGTPIGPNDMAIAGHAIAAGAVLVTNNVREFERVPGLILEDWAN; from the coding sequence GTGATCAAGACCTATATGCTGGACACCAACATTTGCTCGTTCATCATGCGTGAGCAGCCGGAAGCTGTCATTAAACGGCTGGAGCAGGCAGTGCTGCGGAATCACCGCATCGTGGTTTCGGCCATTACTTATGCAGAGATGCGTTTCGGTGCGATCGGAAAGAAGGCATCTCCCCGCCACGGCCTGCTTGTCGAAGCTTTCTGCGCCCGCCTCGATGCAATCCTCGCCTGGGACCGCGCCGCGGTGGACGCAACCACGGAGATTAAAGCCGCGCTGACTGCGGCCGGGACGCCAATCGGTCCGAACGACATGGCGATTGCCGGGCATGCCATCGCCGCCGGTGCCGTACTGGTGACGAACAACGTGAGAGAGTTTGAGCGTGTGCCTGGCCTGATCCTGGAAGACTGGGCTAATTGA
- a CDS encoding NAD(P)H-dependent oxidoreductase, with protein MMKLLHIKVSPDLSGSASRAASERLVEKLRAHHAELEESVLDLAQRPLPHLDAFTIAAFFTPPDLRSEAQLTAIKTSEQLVDQLFDCDTLVISSPMWNLGLPSVLKAWFDHITRAGRTFAFTPEGKKIGLVSGKKVYCVVASGSVFAHGPFVADDQFTPYIRVALEYIGITDVQFIRVDGTHDPVARTTALPHALQTIDRLF; from the coding sequence ATGATGAAACTGCTTCACATTAAAGTCAGTCCGGATTTATCAGGATCGGCATCCCGCGCGGCGTCTGAACGCCTGGTAGAAAAATTACGCGCGCATCATGCCGAGCTTGAAGAATCAGTTCTGGACCTGGCTCAACGGCCGCTACCACATCTTGATGCATTTACCATTGCTGCTTTTTTTACCCCACCAGACCTACGCAGTGAAGCTCAGCTCACCGCTATTAAGACTTCGGAACAACTGGTAGATCAGCTTTTTGATTGTGACACACTGGTTATCTCATCACCGATGTGGAACCTCGGCCTGCCTTCCGTGCTGAAGGCCTGGTTCGATCATATAACCCGCGCCGGACGAACTTTCGCCTTTACGCCAGAGGGCAAAAAAATAGGGCTAGTCAGCGGCAAAAAAGTGTATTGCGTTGTCGCCAGCGGCAGCGTATTTGCCCACGGTCCATTTGTAGCAGATGACCAGTTCACGCCCTACATTCGCGTAGCGCTTGAATATATTGGCATTACCGACGTGCAATTTATTCGGGTAGACGGCACGCATGACCCCGTCGCTCGTACTACAGCGTTACCTCATGCACTGCAAACCATTGATCGTTTATTTTAA
- a CDS encoding carboxymuconolactone decarboxylase family protein, with protein sequence MSSRVNHFKTIPALAKTLADASMALGKISLDKKLKHLVDIRASQLNHCAFCLDMHVKEAKMHGERELRLYHVAIWRESPLFSAKEKAALALTEALTHIGDNGVSEALYSELREHFSEVEVSELTFTIAVINAWNRLQILSQMAPGSMDSAYGLDRAELH encoded by the coding sequence ATGTCGTCACGTGTGAATCATTTTAAAACCATTCCTGCACTGGCTAAAACACTTGCCGATGCTTCTATGGCATTAGGAAAAATCTCACTGGATAAAAAACTTAAGCACTTAGTGGATATCCGTGCCTCACAGCTGAATCATTGTGCGTTTTGTCTGGATATGCATGTTAAAGAAGCAAAAATGCATGGGGAGCGTGAACTGCGTCTTTATCACGTTGCAATCTGGCGGGAATCGCCATTGTTCAGCGCCAAAGAGAAAGCTGCTCTGGCACTGACTGAAGCGTTGACACACATTGGTGATAATGGTGTAAGCGAAGCGCTTTACAGCGAATTGCGCGAACATTTCTCTGAAGTGGAAGTATCAGAGTTAACATTCACCATTGCTGTAATCAACGCCTGGAATCGTCTCCAGATTTTATCACAGATGGCACCAGGATCGATGGATAGCGCTTACGGTCTGGATCGTGCTGAATTACATTAA
- a CDS encoding SDR family oxidoreductase, producing MDKVILITGASSGIGEGIARELGKAGAKVLLGARRLDRIEAIAAEIRSADGMAEARELDVTNRLSMAHFVQSALDNWGRVDVLINNAGIMPLSPLAAGKQDEWERTIDVNIKGVLWGIGAVLPVMEAQGSGQIINLGSIGALSVVPTAAVYCASKFAVRAISDGLRQESSKIRVTCVNPGVVESELASTITHAETMAVMDAYRSVALKPADIARAVRHVIEAPESVDTTEITIRPTASAN from the coding sequence ATGGATAAAGTTATATTAATTACCGGCGCGTCAAGTGGCATTGGGGAAGGCATTGCCAGAGAGCTTGGAAAGGCAGGTGCGAAAGTGCTATTAGGGGCGCGCAGACTGGATCGTATCGAAGCCATTGCAGCAGAAATCCGCAGCGCCGACGGTATGGCTGAAGCGCGTGAGCTGGATGTCACAAATAGACTGTCCATGGCTCATTTCGTGCAGTCAGCGCTTGATAACTGGGGGCGTGTTGACGTTCTGATTAACAATGCGGGCATCATGCCACTTTCACCGCTTGCGGCCGGCAAACAGGATGAATGGGAACGTACGATTGACGTTAACATCAAGGGCGTGCTGTGGGGAATTGGGGCTGTGCTTCCAGTGATGGAAGCTCAGGGTTCTGGTCAGATAATTAACCTTGGCTCTATCGGTGCCCTTTCAGTTGTGCCTACAGCTGCCGTCTATTGCGCCTCTAAGTTCGCAGTACGCGCTATTTCCGATGGTTTACGACAGGAAAGCTCGAAAATCCGCGTGACCTGCGTTAATCCCGGCGTTGTAGAAAGTGAACTCGCCTCAACCATCACCCATGCGGAAACCATGGCGGTGATGGATGCATACCGTTCTGTTGCACTTAAACCCGCTGATATTGCCCGTGCCGTACGACATGTCATTGAGGCTCCGGAAAGCGTTGATACAACAGAAATAACCATCAGACCGACAGCATCCGCAAACTAA
- the leuD gene encoding 3-isopropylmalate dehydratase small subunit has translation MAEKFTQHTGLVVPLDAANVDTDAIIPKQFLQKVTRTGFGAHLFNDWRFLDDKGEVPNPEFVLNFPEFKGASILLARENFGCGSSREHAPWALTDYGFKVVIAPSFADIFYGNSFNNQLLPVTLSDEQVDELFALVQSQPGIRFVVDLEAQEVKAGDKTYSFNIDAFRRHCMINGLDSIGLTLQHEDAIAAYENKQPAFMS, from the coding sequence ATGGCAGAGAAATTTACCCAACATACTGGCCTGGTGGTCCCACTGGACGCGGCCAACGTCGATACCGACGCCATTATCCCGAAGCAGTTTTTGCAGAAGGTCACCCGCACCGGTTTTGGCGCCCATCTGTTTAACGACTGGCGTTTTCTGGATGACAAAGGCGAAGTGCCGAATCCGGAATTCGTGTTGAACTTCCCTGAGTTCAAAGGCGCGTCGATCCTGCTGGCGCGGGAAAACTTCGGCTGCGGCTCCTCCCGTGAGCACGCCCCCTGGGCCCTGACCGACTACGGTTTCAAAGTGGTGATTGCACCGAGCTTTGCCGATATCTTCTACGGCAACAGCTTTAACAACCAGCTGCTGCCGGTGACCTTAAGCGATGAGCAGGTCGACGAGCTGTTTGCGCTGGTGCAGAGCCAGCCGGGGATTCGCTTTGTGGTTGATCTGGAAGCACAGGAAGTGAAAGCCGGGGATAAAACCTATAGCTTTAACATCGATGCGTTCCGTCGCCACTGCATGATTAACGGCCTGGACAGCATCGGGCTGACGCTGCAGCACGAAGACGCGATTGCGGCCTACGAGAATAAACAGCCGGCCTTTATGAGTTAA
- the pdxR gene encoding MocR-like pyridoxine biosynthesis transcription factor PdxR: MGYKEIYARYRQQIQDGLLKPGARVPSIRSLASELQVARKTVETAYEILIGEGYFVSLGAKGTYINPELRLTSTVSADNAVSSCSLNPQVTERKGDLRLGIPALDEFPHKKWLLISGKAARSLRPEEMLMPPVMGFQPLREAISSYLNISRGLNCRPEQIFVTSGYRANLRLILSVLAQPDDKVLFEDPGYFYGQQLLKRMASNLHYIPVDRQGMDVDFLQRYHNDARFAIVTPTHQSPLAVSLSLPRKHQLLAWAQQNSSWIIEDDYDGEFHYTRKVIPALKSLDMHDRVIYTGTFSKTIMPAMRIGYMVIPQETVARFSELGEILETGLPLLPQKILAQFLSEGHFYRHIKKMRLLYQQRRRMMLEAIETTFPGLFEFELTDGGMHIVAFQQRGIEDTALAALWTQHELYVRPLSSWYAQTQKRYGLVIGYTNIRSTEEAKKILQRVKEKTLALMQH; this comes from the coding sequence ATGGGGTACAAAGAGATTTATGCCCGCTATCGTCAGCAGATTCAGGATGGTCTTCTGAAACCGGGAGCGCGCGTTCCCTCGATTCGTTCGCTAGCAAGCGAGTTGCAGGTAGCGCGAAAAACGGTAGAAACCGCGTATGAAATTCTTATTGGAGAAGGCTATTTCGTGAGTCTGGGGGCAAAGGGGACCTATATAAATCCGGAGCTCAGGCTGACTTCAACGGTCAGCGCAGACAACGCTGTATCGTCTTGTTCACTTAATCCTCAGGTTACTGAAAGGAAGGGTGATCTGAGGCTCGGAATCCCTGCCCTGGATGAATTTCCCCATAAAAAATGGTTACTAATATCGGGAAAAGCGGCGCGAAGTCTTCGTCCAGAAGAAATGCTCATGCCCCCGGTAATGGGCTTTCAGCCGCTACGTGAGGCCATTTCAAGTTATCTCAATATTTCAAGAGGACTGAATTGCCGACCGGAGCAAATCTTTGTTACCAGCGGCTATCGGGCCAACTTACGGTTAATTCTGTCGGTGCTTGCACAGCCTGACGATAAAGTGCTGTTTGAAGATCCTGGCTACTTTTATGGTCAGCAATTATTGAAGCGAATGGCATCCAATCTGCACTATATACCTGTTGATCGGCAGGGCATGGATGTTGATTTTCTTCAGCGCTATCACAATGATGCACGCTTCGCTATCGTTACACCCACTCATCAAAGTCCGCTCGCAGTTAGCCTTTCATTACCGCGTAAGCATCAGCTGCTGGCCTGGGCACAGCAAAACAGTAGCTGGATAATCGAAGATGATTACGACGGAGAGTTTCATTACACACGAAAAGTAATCCCGGCGTTGAAAAGTCTCGATATGCATGACCGGGTTATTTATACCGGTACGTTTAGTAAAACGATAATGCCAGCTATGCGTATCGGCTATATGGTAATACCACAGGAGACGGTAGCCCGTTTCAGTGAACTGGGCGAAATCCTTGAAACGGGCCTGCCATTACTACCGCAAAAAATCCTTGCACAATTCCTTAGTGAAGGGCACTTCTACCGGCATATAAAAAAGATGCGCTTACTCTACCAGCAGCGGCGTCGCATGATGCTTGAAGCAATTGAAACGACCTTTCCAGGGTTATTTGAATTTGAGCTTACAGATGGCGGGATGCATATTGTTGCCTTCCAGCAACGTGGCATTGAAGATACTGCATTAGCTGCATTATGGACACAGCACGAGCTTTACGTCCGGCCACTCTCGAGCTGGTATGCGCAGACACAAAAACGTTATGGATTAGTCATTGGATACACCAATATTCGTTCAACCGAAGAGGCGAAGAAAATTTTGCAGCGGGTTAAGGAAAAAACACTGGCGCTTATGCAGCATTAA
- a CDS encoding carboxymuconolactone decarboxylase family protein, producing MKRPNWFQVSAEGSKALGTLHHFATTGTNLPEELIHLVFLRVSQINGCAHCIDIHTRDLMKCGMSVEKIVLIPVWEEATYLFSDLEQAALAWAEEVTRVSETHASDEAYSAALSVFGEKDLVDLTIVIATMNALNRMGVSFRMKPLARA from the coding sequence ATGAAACGTCCAAATTGGTTCCAGGTATCTGCAGAAGGCTCAAAGGCACTGGGAACTCTGCATCATTTCGCCACAACAGGAACAAATCTCCCGGAAGAGTTAATACATTTGGTTTTTTTAAGAGTATCTCAGATTAATGGCTGCGCGCATTGTATTGATATTCACACCCGCGATCTTATGAAGTGTGGCATGTCGGTAGAGAAAATAGTTTTGATTCCCGTATGGGAGGAGGCTACATATTTATTCTCGGATCTGGAGCAAGCGGCACTGGCATGGGCTGAAGAAGTTACCCGAGTAAGTGAGACACATGCTTCGGATGAAGCGTATTCTGCAGCACTTTCAGTATTTGGTGAAAAAGATTTGGTCGATTTGACCATCGTTATTGCAACAATGAATGCACTTAATCGTATGGGCGTCAGCTTTCGAATGAAGCCGCTGGCCAGGGCATAA
- a CDS encoding Hok/Gef family protein, with amino-acid sequence MPKRTLLLGLLMICMTLLIFTWMVRDSLCELRFRQDHTELAAVLACEVKR; translated from the coding sequence ATGCCAAAACGTACTCTGCTGTTAGGTTTGTTGATGATCTGTATGACGTTATTGATCTTCACCTGGATGGTTCGCGACTCACTGTGTGAGCTGCGATTCAGACAGGACCATACAGAGCTGGCGGCAGTGTTAGCTTGTGAAGTGAAACGTTAA